One part of the Ornithodoros turicata isolate Travis chromosome 2, ASM3712646v1, whole genome shotgun sequence genome encodes these proteins:
- the LOC135384940 gene encoding uncharacterized protein LOC135384940 yields the protein MVELIDETTMQKGEAHSDANNEPTSVDTNSCVFSQCVCAAVFLAIAGIATAGHTRSYGTGSGIGYGGIGGLGGGLGLGYTRGNVYRKVGGRQGIAQRIGSGYGMGQGYAGGLGFIGPNGHLIRGIGGGLGGNGIGHGAIEALSGGIGVGHGTFGSASGACSSGIRGSWNGGPYNSHGGDIGGGFGGLGEAFGQTFFLGGSDAYGAHTGFGGIQGGAGKLGRGLGCSLVGGFGETGGVHGDVFGGGFPGVLGGVSRGFGAAGNFPGGFGGHGAGLGGGLGSGIGGIKSPVASIGDGFHGNGISLDGGLHNSFGVIKSGIGNVGVGIGGHGVGLVGGLGGGLNSGNRGFQSVDVGFRRNELGLGNGLGGGLRGFKEAIGNIGDGYGGHRTRIGEGFAGGFGGSNAGIGDVGSGIGGYGGVLGVGIGAAYGGVKTGTLNLGGRLGGVRSGLDGSHGNIKRGVTRLGGDYRYDVAHGHGLNAINLRQGHVGGGIAGLHAGGFQQTGYHVPGALKVGATGLNKNYAEHTGGILQRWPVNREMTEIGSDSKLHSNINYKKSS from the exons ATGGTCGAGCTGATCGATGAGACGACAATGCAGAAAGGAGAAGCACATTCTGATGCAAACAATGAGCCAA CCTCAGTCGACACGAATTCCTGCGTTTTTTCTCAG TGTGTTTGTGCTGCTGTTTTTCTGGCTATCGCTGGAATTGCCACAGCTGGCCATACACGAAGTTACGGCACTGGCTCTGGAATAGGATACGGCGGCATCGGTGGATTAGGAGGAGGCCTTGGCCTCGGTTACACACGCGGCAACGTATACAGAAAGGTCGGTGGTCGACAAGGCATAGCGCAACGCATCGGCAGTGGTTACGGCATGGGACAAGGCTACGCTGGTGGGCTTGGCTTCATCGGACCAAATGGACATCTTATCCGTGGAATCGGAGGTGGTCTCGGAGGAAATGGTATAGGTCACGGCGCCATTGAAGCCCTCAGCGGAGGAATAGGAGTCGGACATGGGACATTTGGTAGTGCCTCCGGTGCTTGCAGTTCAGGAATACGGGGAAGTTGGAATGGGGGTCCCTACAATAGCCATGGTGGTGACATAGGAGGAGGATTTGGTGGTCTGGGAGAGGCATTTGGGCAAACTTTTTTCCTCGGAGGCTCTGATGCTTATGGCGCTCATACAGGCTTTGGTGGTATTCAGGGAGGCGCTGGGAAACTCGGGAGAGGGTTAGGTTGTAGTCTTGTAGGGGGGTTTGGTGAGACAGGTGGGGTGCACGGAGATGTGTTTGGGGGAGGTTTTCCTGGTGTCCTGGGCGGAGTAAGCAGAGGTTTCGGTGCTGCTGGAAATTTTCCTGGTGGATTTGGTGGCCATGGAGCTGGTCTGGGAGGTGGTTTAGGCAGCGGGATTGGTGGCATAAAGAGCCCAGTGGCGAGTATTGGAGATGGATTTCATGGTAACGGGATAAGTTTAGATGGTGgtcttcataacagctttggtGTAATCAAATCTGGAATTGGTAACGTTGGTGTTGGAATCGGCGGTCACGGTGTCGGGCTGGTTGGTGGTCTTGGTGGGGGACTCAATAGTGGTAACAGGGGCTTCCAGAGCGTCGATGTCGGTTTCCGAAGAAATGAACTGGGGCTTGGGAATGGCCTAGGTGGGGGACTTCGTGGATTTAAGGAAGCAATTGGAAATATAGGCGACGGATACGGAGGCCATAGGACCAGAATTGGAGAGGGTTTTGCTGGTGGGTTTGGCGGCAGCAACGCAGGAATAGGAGACGTTGGTAGTGGCATTGGAGGTTATGGTGGAGTGCTGGGCGTGGGCATAGGTGCAGCATATGGTGGCGTGAAGACAGGAACGCTAAACTTGGGGGGTAGGTTAGGCGGAGTCAGAAGTGGCCTAGATGGAAGCCATGGAAACATTAAGAGGGGTGTCACAAGACTTGGAGGTGACTATAGGTATGATGTCGCACATGGTCATGGGCTCAATGCTATCAATTTGAGACAAGGACACGTTGGCGGTGGGATTGCTGGGCTCCATGCTGGTGGTTTCCAACAAACAGGATACCATGTTCCTGGGGCATTGAAAGTCGGAGCCACAGGGCTAAATAAGAATTATGCAGAACATACAGGAGGTATCTTACAGCGATGGCCAGTCAACAGAGAAATGACTGAAATCGGTAGCGACAGCAAGTTACATTCCAACATAAACTACAAAAAGAGCTCATAA
- the LOC135383938 gene encoding uncharacterized protein LOC135383938 isoform X1 produces the protein MPTTKLVILLVALLGASHAYILTGVAPGLGPEEPSFMYTNFGLIYGTRDLQEQFRGGPATDEINHHQMSIIGTVGMIPENVTPYQGDNDVAEAEKKYVWFQV, from the exons AAATTAGTAATCCTGCTCGTTGCCCTCCTCGGAGCGTCCCATGCCTACATCTTGACCGGAGTGGCCCCCGGGCTAGGCCCTGAAGAGCCCAGCTTTATGTACACAAACTTTGGCCTCATCTACGGAACCAGGGATCTGCAAGAGCAGTTCCGAGGAGGTCCAGCTACGGATGAAATCAACCATCACCAGATGAGCATCATCGGCACCGTCGGCATGATACCGGAAAATGTTACGCCGTATCAAGGAGACAATGATGTGGCGGAAGCGGAGAAAAAATA TGTTTGGTTTCAGGTGTGA
- the LOC135383938 gene encoding uncharacterized protein LOC135383938 isoform X2, translating into MPTTKLVILLVALLGASHAYILTGVAPGLGPEEPSFMYTNFGLIYGTRDLQEQFRGGPATDEINHHQMSIIGTVGMIPENVTPYQGDNDVAEAEKK; encoded by the exons AAATTAGTAATCCTGCTCGTTGCCCTCCTCGGAGCGTCCCATGCCTACATCTTGACCGGAGTGGCCCCCGGGCTAGGCCCTGAAGAGCCCAGCTTTATGTACACAAACTTTGGCCTCATCTACGGAACCAGGGATCTGCAAGAGCAGTTCCGAGGAGGTCCAGCTACGGATGAAATCAACCATCACCAGATGAGCATCATCGGCACCGTCGGCATGATACCGGAAAATGTTACGCCGTATCAAGGAGACAATGATGTGGCGGAAGCGGAGAAAAAATA G